One window of Treponema denticola genomic DNA carries:
- a CDS encoding TIR domain-containing protein, which yields MAKIFISYSHDDEEFMTKHLIPLFDALQQKNKIEFFYDRKLRSGGELFDTIDFHIRDSDIAILLLSKSFYNSENCKKEKNAFLKRKQLDGIYMLSLIISECDWHNDISISKDLLLNTDGKNLVSLSKEQLENELQKVKERLISINNDIEILKQLETIKIQEFNNFLEDTDIFKTSHRSKNTLLLSDIFIYPQLRKYRIDEDKDEDIDSENIFTESKEYKYIFIHGDDQSGKTALLKKIIQSSLEKYFITFYFLPEENFDGHIFNILVRKFKQMFEIELSDEKIKRFLMENKEKIILFFDDFHKINNKKKIIEKISIFSKIICTVDLIYNLDVEINAIRDQIIKFAIKEFSPKKRDALIKRWLYLDEDIKTAEDPEKVKQIDKKAEQIEIITGKSLNGGIMPAYPFLILSILSNVETLNRPLSQQITSYGYCYEALIIIAFTKIGLKTDDEIAGCISFLSHFAYKLFKKEAYESNVYDFESFLANYEEKIALPFKKEIFIRKLEKSRLLIKTSLGTYRFDYKYIYYYFVAKYLSDNNNIAISEIKYLCTNIHKDENAYIVIFYSHNNKSDEFYKILLNEADNAFTTNKIVSLNKDDTKFFGTSYKAVLNVAMPNKNHNYKIERDTRLETKSEKEYSESHENSLDDSTDDYSKNLRKSIKLVEAIGLIAKNRCTSIEKSKVKKLLLAAINLNLRGLDSFFCLFKNHDVQTEFIDFFAKAIKKEILKEQETDYEKCKKIARNFFWGMNFLYVYIIIQKTVHSIGSEKIIPFMKDIADEDLTPANELILEGIKIIYGKNLDKTRLFQYIKNKNTSELAKTILRIFVVDFCKMHPIKHYSDIQQLSDKMQINIEKIKKK from the coding sequence ATGGCAAAAATATTTATTAGTTATTCCCATGATGATGAAGAATTTATGACAAAACATCTAATTCCGCTTTTTGATGCGTTGCAGCAAAAAAACAAGATTGAATTTTTTTATGATAGAAAACTGAGATCAGGTGGAGAACTGTTTGATACTATTGACTTTCATATAAGAGATAGTGATATAGCTATCTTATTATTGTCAAAATCATTTTATAATTCCGAAAATTGTAAGAAAGAGAAGAATGCTTTTTTGAAAAGAAAACAATTAGATGGGATTTATATGTTATCTTTGATAATCTCAGAATGTGATTGGCATAATGATATTTCGATCTCAAAAGATCTATTATTAAATACGGATGGTAAAAATTTAGTATCGCTAAGTAAAGAACAATTAGAGAATGAATTACAGAAAGTAAAGGAGCGGCTAATTTCAATAAATAATGACATTGAAATATTGAAACAACTTGAAACAATAAAAATACAAGAGTTTAATAATTTTTTAGAAGATACGGATATATTTAAAACATCTCACCGTTCTAAAAATACTCTTTTACTATCGGATATCTTTATCTATCCTCAATTAAGAAAATATAGGATTGATGAAGATAAAGATGAAGACATTGATTCAGAAAATATTTTTACCGAATCTAAAGAATATAAATATATTTTTATACATGGAGATGATCAATCCGGAAAAACAGCTCTATTAAAGAAAATCATTCAAAGTTCATTAGAAAAATATTTTATAACCTTTTATTTTTTACCTGAAGAAAATTTTGACGGGCATATTTTTAATATACTCGTAAGAAAATTTAAACAGATGTTTGAAATAGAACTTTCTGATGAAAAAATAAAACGTTTTCTGATGGAAAATAAAGAAAAAATTATTTTGTTTTTTGATGATTTTCATAAAATTAATAACAAAAAAAAGATAATCGAAAAAATATCAATTTTTTCAAAAATTATATGTACTGTTGATTTAATATATAATCTTGATGTGGAAATAAACGCTATTAGAGACCAAATAATTAAGTTTGCTATCAAAGAATTTTCTCCCAAGAAAAGAGATGCCCTAATTAAGAGATGGCTATATCTTGATGAAGATATAAAAACAGCCGAAGATCCTGAAAAAGTAAAACAGATCGATAAAAAGGCAGAGCAAATTGAAATTATTACAGGAAAATCTCTAAATGGTGGAATAATGCCTGCTTATCCTTTTTTAATTCTATCAATTTTAAGTAATGTGGAAACATTAAATCGACCTCTTAGCCAACAAATTACTTCTTACGGCTACTGCTATGAAGCATTGATAATTATTGCATTTACAAAAATCGGATTAAAAACGGATGATGAAATTGCAGGCTGTATTAGTTTTCTTTCTCATTTTGCTTATAAATTATTTAAAAAAGAAGCCTATGAAAGTAATGTTTATGATTTTGAATCCTTTTTAGCGAACTATGAAGAGAAAATTGCCTTACCTTTTAAAAAGGAAATTTTTATTAGAAAATTAGAAAAGAGTAGATTGCTTATAAAAACTTCATTAGGAACCTATAGATTTGATTATAAATATATCTATTATTACTTTGTTGCAAAATATTTATCAGATAACAATAATATTGCTATATCAGAAATAAAATATTTATGTACTAATATTCATAAAGATGAAAACGCTTATATTGTTATTTTTTATTCCCATAATAATAAGTCAGATGAATTTTATAAAATACTATTAAATGAAGCAGATAACGCCTTTACTACAAATAAGATTGTTTCATTAAATAAAGATGATACAAAATTTTTTGGTACAAGCTATAAAGCGGTCCTTAATGTTGCAATGCCAAATAAGAATCACAATTATAAAATAGAACGTGATACACGATTGGAAACCAAAAGTGAAAAAGAATATTCAGAATCTCATGAAAATTCATTGGATGATTCAACTGATGACTACTCAAAGAATTTAAGAAAATCTATAAAACTTGTTGAAGCCATTGGATTAATAGCAAAAAATAGATGTACTTCGATTGAAAAGTCAAAAGTGAAAAAATTATTATTAGCAGCAATTAATCTCAATCTTAGAGGACTTGATTCTTTTTTCTGTTTATTTAAAAATCATGATGTCCAAACTGAGTTTATTGATTTCTTCGCAAAGGCAATAAAGAAAGAAATTTTGAAAGAACAGGAAACCGATTATGAGAAATGTAAAAAAATTGCTCGTAACTTTTTTTGGGGAATGAATTTCTTATACGTTTACATCATTATACAAAAAACAGTTCATTCTATTGGTTCTGAAAAAATAATTCCTTTTATGAAAGATATTGCAGATGAAGATTTAACACCAGCAAATGAATTAATCTTGGAAGGGATAAAAATTATTTATGGTAAAAACCTTGATAAGACTCGCTTATTTCAATATATCAAGAATAAAAATACTTCTGAATTGGCAAAGACTATTTTAAGGATATTTGTTGTTGATTTTTGTAAAATGCATCCGATTAAACATTACTCAGATATACAACAACTCAGTGATAAAATGCAGATAAATATTGAGAAAATAAAGAAAAAATAA
- a CDS encoding Eco57I restriction-modification methylase domain-containing protein, translating into MSIKAKDMTMAERKERVAQLVRQFKENEAFYLSKNFVESEVRNKFIDPLLECLKWDVKNEKGARHDRQEVITEDRVVMDGQVKHPDYTLCYGGERKMYVEAKQPSVDLKTNPEPALQVRRYAYTSKMPIAVLTDFQELAIYDTRIKPSEKDTASTARIEYLTYDKLTEKFEELYNKISWDAVDLGTFDTYHEGNKDKRGTATVDDDILNMIEKWRTVLAEDIALHNEGIDEFNLTGAVQKIIDRILFLRICEDKEIEEGNQLKKIAAQKTNIYKNVQKLFENANAKFNAGLFASDTWLDGLAVADKTLTNIINALYYPECQYEFSVLPVEILGSIYERFLGKIIRFTRKTKNGHSIEILEKPEVQKAGGVYYTPPYIVKYIVENTIGKKLAGKTPDEVKSLRFVDPACGSGSFLVGAYQYLLDWHLDWYYAEERRTQAEKKGLIYKDAATQGYKLSIEEKKRILLNNIYGVDIDAQAVEVTKLSLFLKLLENEGKALSTTGQAALFKTSDIQAKILPDMSHNIKCGNSLIGTDYYAGKDLTLFGIEEQRKVNAFDWDVQFPDIFAHGGFDCVIGNPPYVKEYTDTSCFEGLHNHPCYQGKMDLWYFFGYQGIRFAKENGLVGFIAPNNWITNAGASLFRNFVLDNAKIVTYTDFGNYKVFQTASIQTMIYIMQKTQINEPYSVEYSRLNNDRAELSEVLDFLAGNGEENITRFEAEIVKEACKDKYILFLNNRISAVLDCIKERSNAMLTEDEIVQGIIGAPDECFIVTDLSVFTDEEREFIKPYYTGLPNRYSCQKTDKYIIYLSAQNFSDKKLSNYPNFVNHFNKFKTDLKQAKIKYKTPNKPYYYLHRERDEQFFKAGNEKIISQGRTQFPRFYYTTEPFYASRALFVIKTERFNLKSLTAVLNSNVIKFWLRYKGKMQGDNFQVDKEPLLGLPLIVPTEAEQIHISALVDQMIAAQEQLGSAISDSDKKFLQQRIDVLDKQINAVVYGLYGLTEDEVKIVEGE; encoded by the coding sequence GTGTCCATTAAGGCAAAAGACATGACGATGGCTGAACGCAAGGAGCGTGTGGCGCAGCTGGTAAGGCAATTTAAGGAAAATGAGGCTTTTTATCTTTCCAAAAATTTTGTGGAAAGCGAAGTGCGCAATAAGTTTATCGATCCGCTGCTTGAATGCCTGAAGTGGGATGTCAAAAACGAGAAGGGTGCGCGGCATGACCGGCAGGAGGTCATTACCGAAGACCGCGTAGTAATGGACGGACAGGTAAAGCATCCCGACTACACGCTCTGCTACGGCGGCGAGCGGAAGATGTATGTGGAAGCAAAGCAGCCGAGCGTTGACCTTAAAACAAATCCCGAACCTGCGCTTCAGGTGCGGAGGTATGCGTATACATCGAAGATGCCTATTGCAGTGCTTACGGACTTTCAGGAATTGGCAATTTACGACACGCGGATTAAGCCGTCCGAAAAAGACACTGCTTCAACTGCCCGCATTGAGTATCTAACCTACGATAAGCTCACCGAAAAATTTGAAGAGTTGTACAATAAAATCAGCTGGGATGCCGTTGACCTCGGCACCTTCGATACTTATCACGAAGGCAATAAGGATAAGCGGGGAACGGCAACCGTTGACGATGACATTTTGAATATGATCGAAAAATGGCGTACAGTGCTTGCCGAAGATATTGCTCTGCATAACGAAGGAATCGATGAATTCAATTTGACGGGAGCCGTACAGAAAATTATAGACCGGATTCTCTTTTTGCGGATTTGTGAAGATAAAGAAATCGAAGAAGGAAATCAGCTTAAAAAAATTGCGGCACAAAAAACGAATATTTATAAAAATGTGCAGAAGCTTTTTGAAAATGCGAATGCTAAATTTAATGCAGGACTGTTTGCTTCCGATACATGGCTTGACGGACTTGCTGTTGCGGATAAAACACTTACCAATATTATCAATGCACTCTATTATCCCGAATGTCAGTATGAGTTCAGTGTACTGCCGGTTGAAATATTGGGATCTATCTATGAGCGTTTTTTGGGAAAGATTATCCGCTTTACGCGCAAAACAAAGAACGGGCACAGCATAGAAATTCTTGAAAAACCTGAAGTACAAAAAGCAGGCGGGGTGTATTATACGCCGCCTTATATCGTTAAATACATCGTTGAAAACACAATCGGTAAAAAGCTTGCAGGCAAAACTCCTGATGAAGTAAAGAGTTTGCGTTTTGTTGATCCTGCGTGCGGTTCGGGGAGCTTTCTTGTCGGGGCATATCAGTATCTGCTGGACTGGCATTTGGATTGGTACTATGCAGAAGAGCGGCGTACACAAGCGGAAAAGAAGGGGCTTATCTACAAGGATGCAGCGACTCAAGGGTATAAGCTGAGTATTGAAGAAAAAAAGCGCATTTTGCTAAACAATATCTACGGTGTGGATATCGACGCGCAGGCGGTGGAGGTAACAAAGCTTTCACTCTTTTTGAAGCTCTTGGAAAATGAGGGCAAGGCTCTTTCTACAACTGGACAGGCTGCACTGTTTAAAACGAGCGACATACAGGCAAAAATTTTACCAGATATGTCGCACAATATTAAATGCGGAAACAGCCTTATCGGGACGGATTATTACGCCGGTAAAGATTTAACGCTTTTCGGTATAGAGGAGCAGCGCAAGGTGAATGCATTTGACTGGGATGTACAGTTCCCTGATATTTTTGCACACGGCGGTTTTGACTGCGTAATAGGGAATCCGCCGTATGTAAAAGAGTATACCGATACGAGCTGCTTTGAAGGTTTGCATAATCATCCATGTTATCAAGGAAAAATGGATTTATGGTATTTTTTCGGATATCAAGGAATTCGCTTTGCAAAAGAAAACGGTTTAGTCGGATTTATTGCACCGAATAATTGGATAACAAATGCAGGTGCTTCTTTATTCAGAAACTTTGTATTGGATAATGCAAAGATAGTAACATATACGGACTTCGGCAATTACAAGGTATTTCAAACAGCATCAATTCAAACCATGATATATATTATGCAAAAAACGCAAATAAACGAGCCTTATTCGGTTGAATATTCGCGGCTGAATAATGACCGCGCCGAACTGTCTGAAGTGCTTGATTTTTTAGCGGGAAACGGAGAAGAGAATATAACCCGATTTGAAGCGGAAATTGTAAAGGAGGCTTGCAAGGATAAATATATTCTCTTTTTGAATAATAGAATTTCTGCCGTTCTCGATTGCATAAAAGAGAGAAGTAACGCAATGCTTACGGAAGACGAAATTGTACAAGGGATTATAGGTGCTCCCGATGAGTGTTTTATAGTCACCGATTTATCGGTATTTACAGATGAGGAAAGAGAATTTATTAAACCTTACTACACAGGTTTACCTAACCGATATAGTTGTCAAAAGACCGATAAGTATATTATTTATTTATCAGCACAAAATTTTTCAGATAAGAAATTATCTAATTATCCTAATTTTGTGAATCATTTTAATAAATTCAAAACTGATCTTAAGCAAGCAAAAATAAAATATAAGACACCAAATAAACCTTACTATTATCTGCATAGAGAAAGGGACGAACAATTTTTTAAAGCAGGGAATGAAAAAATTATTTCACAAGGGAGAACTCAATTTCCAAGGTTTTACTATACGACAGAGCCTTTTTATGCTTCACGCGCATTGTTTGTTATTAAAACCGAACGGTTCAATCTTAAATCCTTAACCGCCGTATTAAATTCCAATGTGATTAAGTTCTGGCTTCGCTATAAGGGAAAAATGCAGGGGGATAACTTTCAGGTAGATAAAGAACCATTACTTGGATTACCTTTGATTGTCCCAACAGAAGCGGAGCAGATACATATAAGTGCTTTAGTTGACCAGATGATTGCCGCACAGGAACAGCTGGGCAGTGCAATCTCCGATTCTGATAAAAAATTCTTGCAGCAAAGGATTGATGTTTTGGATAAGCAGATAAATGCTGTTGTTTATGGGCTATACGGGCTGACTGAGGATGAGGTGAAGATTGTGGAGGGGGAGTAG
- a CDS encoding class I SAM-dependent RNA methyltransferase has product MQKEIVKTKKMVFGASCIASLKDGKTVFVPYSLPDEVLEISIVKEHKNYTEGKIEKILEASPHRVEPRCPYFYVCGGCNLQTADDEYQHFLRKSMALEALDRALSLNKEKAAFDKPALEKNFFEKSVFVSGPDWDYRARFQFYIDEDSSLSLKENKSSGSVKIKDCPIAVPAIRNLLKSNLKEYTPNSRIHIFSDGEKIFTQDNAKDCEVRLAGKRIKFNPLGFFQSNLEMTENLINTIFEYAKISGRVLDFYSGVGTFSLFAYDQAKEIHLVEHNKHALAYAEENFLINSSSSGIVREKKESGFPKIFYHALDGKNWAKTRESKLKFDTVFVDPPRSGIDKEALSWICSSGTRQIFYISCDPITFARDTASLLVSGYKLEKHFLFDFYPQTHHIETLGIFRKN; this is encoded by the coding sequence ATGCAAAAAGAAATCGTAAAAACAAAAAAAATGGTTTTCGGGGCTTCATGTATCGCTTCCTTAAAAGACGGCAAAACCGTTTTTGTTCCCTATTCTCTTCCCGATGAGGTTTTGGAAATTTCCATCGTAAAAGAACATAAAAATTATACCGAGGGAAAAATCGAAAAAATCTTAGAAGCCTCTCCCCACAGGGTAGAACCTAGGTGCCCTTACTTTTATGTTTGCGGGGGCTGCAACCTACAAACAGCCGATGACGAATACCAGCATTTTTTAAGAAAAAGCATGGCCCTTGAAGCCCTCGATAGAGCCTTGAGTTTAAATAAGGAAAAAGCTGCTTTTGATAAGCCGGCTCTTGAAAAGAATTTTTTTGAAAAAAGTGTTTTTGTAAGCGGCCCGGACTGGGATTATAGAGCCCGCTTTCAGTTTTACATTGACGAGGACAGCTCTCTTTCTTTAAAAGAAAATAAAAGTTCCGGTTCGGTGAAGATAAAGGATTGCCCTATTGCAGTACCTGCAATAAGAAATCTTTTAAAATCGAATTTAAAAGAATATACTCCGAATTCGAGAATCCATATTTTTTCGGACGGAGAAAAAATTTTTACCCAAGATAATGCAAAAGACTGTGAGGTAAGGCTTGCAGGAAAAAGGATCAAATTCAATCCCTTGGGCTTTTTTCAATCTAATTTGGAAATGACCGAAAATCTGATAAACACGATTTTTGAATACGCAAAAATTTCAGGGCGAGTTTTGGATTTTTATTCAGGTGTAGGAACATTTTCTCTCTTTGCTTATGATCAGGCAAAAGAGATTCATCTTGTAGAACATAATAAACACGCCCTCGCTTATGCCGAAGAAAATTTTTTGATAAACAGCTCATCAAGCGGAATTGTCAGAGAAAAAAAAGAAAGCGGATTTCCTAAAATTTTTTATCATGCCTTGGACGGAAAAAATTGGGCAAAAACAAGAGAGTCAAAACTGAAATTCGATACGGTATTTGTAGACCCTCCGAGAAGCGGCATAGATAAAGAAGCCCTGTCTTGGATTTGCTCAAGCGGGACCCGTCAGATTTTTTATATCTCCTGCGACCCTATAACCTTCGCCCGAGACACGGCAAGCCTCCTCGTATCCGGTTACAAGTTAGAAAAACATTTTCTATTCGATTTTTATCCTCAAACTCACCACATTGAAACACTGGGGATTTTTAGGAAGAATTAA
- a CDS encoding PHP domain-containing protein: MVDLHTHSTASDGTFTPAELAAAVKKAGISAFALTDHDILSGLDEAAAEAKRQGIIFIRGVEISVKWSPGELHLLGLDLRKESNELNTLLQDLQDERINRNQRMAEKLKKAGFDISYEKVRDFAGGDHGLGRPHFAAYMAAHKMVKKNQEAFDKYFAKGRPFFEEKENADLAAAISAVKSAGGIPVLAHPMSLYLSWSSLPDVIADFKRQGLVGLEAWNSSTKYNDCKRLEKLAASLDMPITAGSDFHGSIRKDRKLGTTSKNGIKIEDRFYENLRALHPDLPPLQDSQAD; the protein is encoded by the coding sequence ATGGTGGACTTACACACTCATTCAACAGCATCGGACGGCACCTTTACCCCTGCGGAACTTGCCGCAGCCGTTAAAAAGGCAGGCATTTCAGCCTTTGCCTTAACCGATCACGATATTTTAAGCGGGCTCGATGAAGCTGCTGCAGAAGCTAAAAGGCAGGGTATAATTTTTATACGCGGTGTCGAAATAAGCGTTAAATGGAGCCCCGGAGAGCTCCATTTATTGGGCCTTGATTTGCGTAAAGAGTCCAATGAGCTTAACACGCTCTTACAGGATCTGCAGGATGAAAGGATAAACAGAAATCAAAGGATGGCCGAAAAATTAAAAAAAGCCGGCTTTGATATTTCATACGAAAAGGTGAGAGATTTTGCGGGTGGAGATCATGGCTTGGGCCGGCCTCATTTTGCAGCCTACATGGCGGCTCATAAAATGGTCAAAAAAAATCAGGAAGCCTTCGATAAGTATTTTGCAAAGGGAAGACCTTTTTTTGAAGAAAAAGAAAATGCAGACCTTGCAGCGGCAATTTCTGCCGTAAAATCCGCAGGAGGAATTCCCGTTTTGGCTCATCCTATGTCCCTTTATTTATCTTGGTCTTCCCTTCCCGATGTTATAGCCGATTTTAAAAGGCAGGGCCTTGTGGGGCTTGAAGCTTGGAATTCTTCAACAAAATACAATGATTGTAAAAGGCTCGAAAAACTGGCGGCATCCCTAGATATGCCCATAACTGCCGGAAGCGATTTTCACGGCTCAATCCGAAAGGACAGAAAACTCGGAACAACTTCAAAAAACGGTATAAAGATTGAAGACAGGTTTTACGAAAATTTACGAGCCCTCCATCCCGATCTTCCGCCTCTGCAAGATAGTCAGGCTGATTAG
- a CDS encoding cyclic nucleotide-binding domain-containing protein produces MPKAINYKANSVVYFSGDFDERVFLLNTGSIALTSIDIETGEQVTDYIKTGEFFGVKSALGNYPREESAMVLTDSIVYSFTSKEFEAFAQTNTRIILQMIKVFSRQLRSIHKQLASLLDSEEETNPEEGLFNVMNAFYSSQHYKAAGQVGARYKAIYPSGKYISQVDQIVRSTAEVAGRSFGTAEGHNNDASFVQPEKPAPIADGTVYLTYNKAEDLFEKGEFEAAYDQYHAVIEAGTGDEITDKAYIGAGKTLHAQKEYVRCLQLLTGFISQHPKSLKIGDALMYLGMCYMDMERPDKAIAFFDKAALLSGADIIGKIRELQKECSARLQGE; encoded by the coding sequence ATGCCTAAGGCTATTAATTACAAGGCAAATTCAGTAGTTTATTTCTCGGGAGATTTTGATGAACGTGTTTTCTTATTAAACACGGGCAGCATAGCTCTTACATCTATAGATATTGAAACCGGAGAACAGGTTACCGACTATATAAAGACCGGAGAATTTTTTGGAGTAAAATCGGCATTGGGCAATTATCCTAGAGAAGAAAGCGCCATGGTTTTAACCGACTCCATAGTTTATTCTTTTACAAGCAAAGAATTTGAAGCCTTTGCACAGACGAATACCCGCATTATTTTACAGATGATAAAGGTGTTTTCCCGCCAGCTTAGGAGTATCCATAAGCAGCTAGCCTCTCTTTTGGACAGTGAAGAAGAAACAAATCCTGAAGAAGGCCTTTTTAATGTTATGAATGCCTTTTATTCCTCCCAACACTATAAGGCTGCAGGACAGGTAGGGGCAAGATATAAGGCTATCTATCCTAGCGGAAAGTATATTTCACAAGTAGACCAAATTGTTAGAAGTACGGCTGAAGTTGCAGGCCGCTCTTTTGGAACCGCGGAAGGACATAATAACGATGCATCTTTTGTTCAGCCTGAAAAGCCGGCCCCTATTGCCGACGGCACGGTATATCTTACGTATAATAAGGCTGAAGATCTTTTTGAAAAGGGAGAATTTGAAGCTGCCTATGATCAGTATCATGCCGTAATCGAGGCAGGGACAGGCGATGAGATTACCGATAAGGCATATATAGGTGCAGGGAAAACTCTTCATGCCCAAAAAGAATATGTGCGCTGTTTACAGCTTTTAACGGGTTTTATTTCCCAGCATCCCAAGTCTTTAAAAATAGGAGATGCCCTTATGTATTTGGGTATGTGTTATATGGATATGGAAAGACCTGATAAGGCGATTGCCTTTTTTGATAAGGCCGCCCTATTGTCGGGGGCCGATATAATCGGAAAAATTAGGGAACTTCAAAAAGAATGCAGCGCTCGGCTGCAAGGAGAGTAA
- a CDS encoding Crp/Fnr family transcriptional regulator, translating into MSDLFSSFSRFAKNFPKGSLIFAEFEPGSSFYLIQSGRVQLIKIINGFEKNLDILQPGEIFGEMAILDNSPRSASAIAYDDVMALEFNKENFEILMKGNPAIAMRLLKTFVRRIYAQRRRFMILTIEDRPARIADVFLMLDETQPNLDRTTEMRSFDTTIEEVARWAGLSKEETEDNMRKFIDQGRISVYDDRIIVQNMTDLTRYVNTRRSKEQNLYVL; encoded by the coding sequence ATGTCGGATCTTTTTTCTTCATTTTCAAGATTTGCAAAAAATTTTCCTAAAGGGTCTCTTATATTTGCAGAATTTGAACCCGGTTCATCATTCTATTTGATACAGTCGGGCCGTGTTCAGCTTATAAAGATTATAAACGGATTTGAAAAAAACCTTGACATCTTACAGCCCGGTGAAATCTTCGGCGAGATGGCTATTTTGGATAATTCTCCCCGTTCAGCCTCGGCCATAGCTTATGATGATGTGATGGCTCTCGAATTCAATAAAGAAAACTTTGAAATTTTGATGAAGGGAAATCCGGCTATTGCTATGCGGCTTTTAAAGACCTTTGTAAGACGTATCTATGCCCAAAGACGCAGGTTTATGATTTTAACTATTGAAGACAGGCCTGCAAGAATAGCTGATGTTTTCTTGATGCTGGATGAAACACAGCCCAATCTTGACCGCACTACGGAGATGCGCTCCTTCGATACGACAATTGAAGAGGTTGCCCGCTGGGCAGGTCTTTCAAAAGAAGAAACTGAAGACAATATGCGGAAATTTATAGATCAGGGCAGAATTTCCGTCTATGATGATAGAATTATAGTACAAAACATGACCGACTTAACCCGTTATGTTAATACTCGCCGCTCAAAAGAGCAAAATCTATATGTATTATAA
- the lspA gene encoding signal peptidase II, whose product MNNKKDYYLPFLLTAIVIIVDQVTKILVVKYMSVNEVIPVIGDLVNLRFVYNTGAAFSLGAGFGEIARKIMLVFLPFLLLIALTVAYLKSVELTRAQRWFICGILGGGFGNLIDRFFRSEGVVDFIDIKFFGILGMDRWPTFNAADSFIVCCGIGLGINLILSGTKQKNAQDK is encoded by the coding sequence GTGAATAATAAAAAAGATTATTATCTTCCTTTTTTGCTTACTGCAATAGTTATTATTGTAGACCAAGTTACTAAAATTTTAGTTGTAAAATATATGTCCGTGAATGAGGTAATTCCGGTAATAGGAGACCTTGTAAATTTGAGGTTTGTATATAATACCGGAGCGGCCTTTAGTCTTGGCGCCGGTTTTGGAGAAATTGCAAGAAAGATAATGTTGGTTTTTTTACCGTTTTTACTCTTGATAGCTCTTACCGTTGCATATCTAAAGTCCGTTGAATTGACAAGGGCTCAAAGATGGTTTATATGCGGAATACTGGGCGGCGGTTTCGGAAACCTTATAGACCGTTTTTTTAGATCTGAAGGCGTTGTCGACTTTATAGATATAAAATTTTTCGGTATTTTGGGGATGGATCGTTGGCCGACTTTTAATGCTGCCGATTCTTTTATCGTTTGTTGCGGAATAGGGCTTGGTATAAATTTAATTTTGAGCGGAACAAAACAAAAAAACGCACAAGACAAATAA